The proteins below come from a single Leptotrichia sp. oral taxon 223 genomic window:
- a CDS encoding PAAR-like protein, which produces MVNRKFKGVDIGDSAVEFFEKLAKLESGGKYNLADQKYYIGKYQIGTDVLMDMGWLPKGSTWANARFIGEGATKWKLTGKRSFLNTPAAQDEVMMRSVKMRWATMKKHKDKICKNISVPKNAIYKGPGKVTVSEKIVKETMMKKRKYGYKAEDLRGKSFLLTSSGMMAASHLCGQGAMSNALENNFKGVWGIPVDGNAMPSLLYAENLAGYDLSVIIGFKDNCEIGHKVVEKNHTQTDNKNINKQAVVQQKPKTNVSNNSQQKSAQTPASTSNAENNSKVGVFTFNGQKFEEVWDSEEYKRDRSENSKAPELAFVNPEEAVLKRLQAKFNDENVYNQDYVKYLETKTGKKVLEENKEDINVILKMYDEATKDNENIGNVIRQHGFDILRGREENNEVLRIQDIVYYIYSYPIPNKSAVESLEYVLSQYSAKYVKFPDKKPVNKFKKQNDYVDKIQGVIQIHVKDEEVKIEKNQLPEKYDKYMQGIKDIDEIIIKISKKQPSELQKTRCENLIRELGENISEYEKTYSMDENGIRQFPLSRRLIDNIIIEFLKVQTGFKEENEIKYFDNHKYRDSNIVRNYLLWYIKKHKGIDLPSKSEMGLFGRLQKIGKDIRVTTVLNDWITSKSAIKVRNIRKISNLIDEVYENYRDNSDFEKDKSIIQALFKDSKELRDYAANIDSMDLYAFYKSFYDLQNVINPTGELFVNTNCMLKCTLGKDISRLIINEDRVMLKGGKQANINDTKIQPFKSCSAIGICQPALIGAWEKNTDVKVRDTPALLDISTIQCMHGGIISIDDAGQKEVGTAVTKAKEFKAAVRDADCQYRLLINICSDVNNNFMQTKLKKEAQNFAKWKRYKTGVMNNMRSYFAKDVKNMLGMRKLTDSEKKDKENFIKKNKAKMQIANQEVTSEKEKYLRKRIYATFKEAYKSVKQKSGPKFDTKGIIKNYGLSLCDYERKRFYSAKMLPVITYGYLMRAGNLAVTENAKRLIESELNSDVNTTNTEQIKLQNYKIQNNVKQTKVIPKQRIKSSDVSNWIGIGKMLYTSTKYAPTAGDVLNAIRKNGRSVAACPFSQGVWDETHSSSKSNNTTQKKTDNTPKMEIKEDTAKYRSNVLNSKSNIVKSVSKNIKTESNAKSQNNTSNISTSKQIQTLNPKESEKKNCLTCPHENQKLDCRDTWDKVTNERIKKLDPRIRCTVKHLINFMEDKYKVRMRVTDGYRSHAQQNELYKKGRTTKGPVVTWVKAGYSYHNYGLAIDVCTIENGKAYWREKDYKLFNNEAVKFGAEWGIKFKDKPHFQFRFGKTASQHYQDYKDRGNKLSYTP; this is translated from the coding sequence GTGGTAAACAGGAAATTTAAAGGGGTAGATATTGGGGATAGTGCAGTTGAATTTTTTGAAAAATTGGCTAAGCTGGAAAGTGGAGGAAAATATAATTTAGCAGATCAAAAATATTATATTGGAAAGTATCAAATTGGAACAGATGTTCTGATGGATATGGGTTGGCTTCCAAAAGGTTCAACTTGGGCAAATGCCAGATTTATTGGTGAAGGTGCAACCAAGTGGAAATTAACAGGTAAACGTAGTTTTTTAAATACGCCTGCAGCTCAGGATGAAGTTATGATGCGTTCTGTAAAGATGAGATGGGCAACTATGAAAAAACATAAGGATAAAATTTGTAAAAACATATCAGTTCCTAAAAATGCGATTTATAAAGGTCCAGGAAAAGTGACGGTTTCTGAAAAAATAGTAAAAGAAACAATGATGAAAAAACGAAAGTATGGATATAAAGCAGAAGATTTGAGGGGAAAAAGTTTTTTGCTTACATCATCTGGGATGATGGCGGCATCACATTTATGTGGGCAAGGTGCGATGTCTAATGCTTTAGAGAATAATTTTAAAGGTGTCTGGGGAATACCAGTAGATGGAAATGCAATGCCTTCCTTACTTTATGCTGAAAATTTAGCAGGATATGATTTATCAGTCATTATTGGATTTAAAGATAATTGTGAAATTGGGCATAAAGTTGTGGAGAAGAATCATACCCAGACTGATAACAAAAACATAAATAAACAGGCTGTGGTTCAGCAGAAACCTAAAACCAATGTTTCAAATAATTCTCAACAAAAATCAGCACAAACACCTGCCTCAACATCAAATGCTGAAAATAACAGCAAAGTAGGAGTGTTTACATTTAATGGGCAGAAATTTGAGGAAGTCTGGGATAGTGAAGAGTATAAAAGGGATAGGAGTGAAAATAGCAAAGCTCCTGAACTAGCCTTTGTAAATCCTGAAGAAGCTGTTTTAAAAAGGTTGCAAGCTAAGTTTAACGATGAAAATGTTTATAATCAGGATTATGTGAAATATTTGGAAACTAAGACTGGGAAAAAAGTGCTGGAAGAGAATAAGGAAGATATAAATGTCATTTTGAAAATGTATGACGAGGCAACCAAAGATAACGAGAATATTGGAAATGTGATAAGACAGCATGGGTTTGATATTTTAAGAGGAAGGGAAGAAAATAATGAAGTTTTGCGGATTCAGGATATAGTTTATTATATTTATTCATATCCTATTCCAAATAAAAGTGCTGTGGAATCTTTAGAATATGTGCTTAGTCAATATTCGGCAAAATATGTGAAATTTCCTGATAAAAAGCCTGTAAATAAATTTAAGAAGCAAAATGATTATGTGGATAAAATACAAGGCGTGATTCAAATACATGTAAAAGATGAGGAAGTTAAGATTGAAAAAAATCAATTGCCTGAAAAATATGATAAATACATGCAAGGAATAAAGGATATTGACGAAATTATTATAAAAATTAGTAAAAAACAGCCATCAGAATTACAAAAGACAAGATGTGAAAATTTGATAAGGGAACTTGGAGAAAATATATCAGAATATGAAAAAACTTATTCTATGGATGAAAATGGAATTAGGCAGTTTCCTCTGTCGAGAAGACTGATTGACAATATAATAATTGAGTTTCTGAAAGTGCAGACTGGATTTAAAGAAGAAAATGAAATTAAGTATTTTGATAACCATAAATACAGGGATAGTAACATTGTAAGAAATTATTTGTTATGGTATATAAAAAAACACAAGGGAATAGATTTGCCTTCAAAAAGTGAAATGGGACTATTTGGCAGGCTTCAAAAAATTGGAAAAGATATAAGGGTAACTACTGTTCTGAATGACTGGATAACTTCAAAATCAGCTATAAAAGTGCGAAATATCAGAAAAATAAGCAATTTGATTGATGAAGTCTATGAAAATTATAGGGATAATTCAGATTTTGAGAAAGATAAAAGTATTATTCAGGCTTTATTTAAGGACAGCAAGGAATTAAGAGACTATGCGGCAAATATTGATTCTATGGACTTGTACGCCTTTTATAAATCATTTTATGACTTGCAGAATGTTATAAATCCTACTGGAGAATTGTTTGTAAATACTAACTGCATGTTAAAGTGTACACTTGGGAAGGACATCAGCAGATTAATAATAAATGAGGATAGAGTTATGCTTAAAGGAGGAAAGCAGGCAAATATAAATGATACTAAAATACAGCCGTTTAAGTCCTGTAGTGCTATTGGAATTTGCCAACCTGCGTTAATAGGGGCATGGGAGAAAAATACAGATGTAAAAGTGAGGGATACGCCTGCATTATTGGATATTTCAACTATACAATGCATGCACGGTGGAATCATAAGCATTGATGACGCTGGACAAAAGGAAGTGGGAACAGCAGTTACTAAGGCTAAGGAATTTAAGGCAGCTGTAAGAGATGCGGATTGTCAATATAGGCTGTTAATAAACATTTGTAGTGATGTAAACAATAATTTTATGCAGACGAAATTAAAAAAAGAGGCACAGAACTTTGCTAAGTGGAAGAGATATAAAACTGGAGTAATGAACAACATGCGTTCATATTTTGCGAAGGATGTAAAAAATATGCTTGGAATGAGAAAATTAACTGATTCTGAAAAGAAAGATAAAGAAAATTTCATAAAGAAAAATAAGGCAAAAATGCAAATTGCAAATCAGGAAGTTACTTCGGAAAAAGAAAAATATTTAAGAAAAAGAATTTATGCCACATTCAAGGAAGCCTATAAAAGTGTAAAACAAAAATCAGGACCTAAATTTGATACTAAAGGGATAATAAAAAATTATGGCTTAAGTTTGTGTGATTACGAAAGAAAACGTTTTTATTCTGCAAAAATGCTGCCTGTAATAACTTACGGCTATTTAATGCGAGCTGGAAATCTGGCTGTAACAGAAAATGCAAAAAGACTGATTGAATCAGAATTAAATAGTGATGTAAATACTACAAATACAGAACAGATAAAATTACAGAACTATAAAATACAAAATAATGTAAAACAGACAAAGGTAATTCCAAAACAAAGAATAAAATCATCAGATGTGTCAAACTGGATTGGAATAGGGAAAATGCTTTATACCTCTACAAAATATGCTCCAACTGCGGGAGATGTGTTAAATGCCATAAGAAAAAATGGAAGAAGTGTGGCGGCGTGCCCGTTTAGTCAAGGAGTGTGGGATGAAACTCATAGTTCTTCAAAATCTAATAATACTACACAGAAAAAAACTGATAATACTCCTAAAATGGAAATAAAGGAGGATACAGCTAAATATCGGTCAAATGTTCTGAACTCAAAATCTAATATTGTAAAATCTGTTAGTAAAAATATAAAAACAGAAAGTAATGCTAAGAGTCAAAATAATACTTCAAATATTTCGACTTCAAAACAGATTCAAACTTTAAATCCAAAAGAAAGTGAAAAGAAAAATTGTTTAACTTGTCCGCATGAGAACCAGAAATTGGATTGTAGAGATACTTGGGATAAAGTTACTAATGAAAGAATAAAAAAATTAGATCCTAGGATTAGATGTACAGTAAAACATTTGATAAATTTTATGGAAGATAAATATAAGGTAAGAATGAGAGTCACAGATGGATACAGAAGTCACGCTCAGCAAAATGAACTTTATAAAAAAGGAAGAACAACAAAAGGACCTGTAGTAACATGGGTTAAAGCAGGGTATAGTTATCATAATTATGGTTTAGCTATTGATGTTTGTACAATAGAAAATGGGAAAGCATACTGGAGAGAAAAAGATTATAAATTATTTAATAATGAAGCTGTAAAATTTGGTGCAGAATGGGGAATTAAGTTTAAAGACAAACCACATTTTCAATTTAGATTTGGTAAAACAGCAAGTCAACATTACCAAGATTATAAAGATAGAGGAAATAAATTGAGTTATACACCTTAA
- a CDS encoding tyrosine-type recombinase/integrase — translation MSEKRRDNKGRILKTGESQRKDGRYLYKYIDSFGEPQFVYSWKLVATDRVPAGKRDCISLREKIAELQKDIHDGIDVVGKKMTLCQLYAKQNAQRPKVRKNTETGRKYLMDILKKDKLGVRSIDSIKPSDAKEWAIRMSENGYAYQTINNYKRSLKASFYIAIQDDCVRKNPFDFQLKAVLDDDTVPKTVLTEEQEEKLLAFAKADKTYSKNYDEILILLKTGLRISEFGGLTLPDLDFENRLVNIDHQLLRDTEIGYYIETPKTKSGERQVPMVEEAYQAFKRVLANRKNDKRVEIDGYSDFLFLNRKNYPKVASDYNGMMKGLVKKYNKYNEDKLPHITPHSLRHTFCTNYANAGMNPKALQYIMGHANIAMTLNYYAHATFDSAMAEMKRLNKEKQQERLVA, via the coding sequence ATGTCAGAAAAAAGACGTGACAATAAAGGTCGAATCTTAAAGACTGGAGAGAGCCAACGAAAAGACGGAAGATACTTATACAAATATATAGATTCATTTGGAGAACCGCAATTTGTTTACTCGTGGAAACTTGTGGCTACAGACCGAGTACCAGCAGGAAAGCGTGATTGTATCTCACTTAGAGAGAAAATCGCAGAGTTACAGAAAGACATTCATGATGGTATTGATGTTGTAGGAAAGAAAATGACACTCTGCCAGCTTTACGCAAAACAGAACGCTCAAAGACCAAAGGTTAGAAAAAACACTGAAACTGGACGCAAATATCTTATGGATATTTTGAAGAAAGACAAGTTAGGTGTAAGAAGTATTGACAGTATTAAGCCATCAGACGCTAAAGAATGGGCTATTAGAATGAGTGAAAATGGTTATGCTTATCAAACCATCAATAACTACAAACGTTCTTTAAAGGCTTCATTCTATATTGCTATACAAGATGATTGTGTTCGGAAGAATCCATTTGACTTTCAACTGAAAGCAGTTCTTGATGATGATACTGTCCCTAAGACCGTACTAACAGAAGAACAGGAAGAAAAACTGTTAGCCTTTGCAAAAGCTGATAAAACCTACAGCAAAAATTATGATGAAATTCTGATACTCTTAAAAACAGGTCTTCGTATTTCAGAGTTTGGTGGTTTGACACTTCCAGATTTAGATTTTGAGAATCGTCTTGTCAATATAGACCATCAGCTATTGAGAGATACTGAAATTGGGTACTACATTGAAACACCAAAGACCAAAAGTGGCGAACGTCAAGTTCCTATGGTTGAAGAAGCCTATCAAGCATTTAAGCGAGTGTTAGCGAATCGAAAGAATGATAAGCGTGTTGAGATTGATGGATATAGTGATTTCCTCTTTCTTAATAGAAAGAACTATCCAAAAGTGGCAAGTGATTACAACGGCATGATGAAAGGTCTTGTTAAGAAATACAATAAGTATAACGAGGATAAATTGCCACACATCACTCCACATAGTTTGCGACATACATTCTGTACCAACTATGCAAATGCAGGAATGAATCCAAAGGCATTACAGTACATTATGGGACATGCTAATATAGCCATGACGCTGAACTATTACGCACATGCAACATTCGATTCTGCAATGGCAGAAATGAAACGCTTGAATAAAGAGAAGCAACAGGAGCGTCTTGTTGCTTAG
- a CDS encoding excisionase, producing MKQTDIPIWERYTLTIEEASKYFRIGENKLRRLAEENKNANWLIMNGNRIQIKRKQFEKIIDTLDAI from the coding sequence ATGAAGCAGACTGACATTCCTATTTGGGAACGTTATACCCTAACCATTGAAGAAGCGTCAAAATATTTTCGTATTGGCGAAAACAAGCTACGACGCTTGGCAGAGGAAAATAAAAATGCAAATTGGCTGATTATGAATGGCAATCGTATTCAGATTAAACGAAAACAATTTGAAAAAATTATAGATACATTGGACGCAATCTAG
- a CDS encoding helix-turn-helix domain-containing protein, with amino-acid sequence MKTQYPMIPFPLIVKATDGDTEAINQILHHYRGYITKRSLRLMKDEYGNQSMVVDEVLRGRMETRLITKILSFEIK; translated from the coding sequence ATGAAAACACAATATCCTATGATTCCCTTTCCTCTCATTGTAAAGGCAACAGATGGCGATACCGAAGCGATTAACCAGATTCTACATCATTACAGAGGGTACATAACGAAGCGTTCCCTACGACTTATGAAAGATGAATATGGCAATCAAAGTATGGTCGTTGATGAAGTCTTACGTGGAAGAATGGAAACCAGACTGATTACAAAGATTTTGTCATTTGAAATTAAGTAA
- a CDS encoding sigma-70 family RNA polymerase sigma factor produces MKPSSFQTTIENQFDYICKRAMEDERKNYMLYLSRIAKREVSFSDVGDYLVSQFATTDNYSTDFQIFTLNGLSVGVENDLLSEALRELPDKKREILLLFYFMDMSDSEIADLLKLNRSTVYRHRTSGLALIKKFMEEFEE; encoded by the coding sequence ATGAAACCATCTTCTTTTCAGACCACAATAGAAAATCAGTTTGACTATATCTGTAAACGTGCTATGGAAGACGAGCGAAAGAATTATATGCTTTATCTTTCAAGGATTGCAAAGCGTGAGGTGTCCTTTTCGGATGTTGGCGATTATCTTGTTAGCCAGTTTGCGACAACAGATAACTATTCAACTGACTTTCAGATTTTTACACTCAATGGGTTATCAGTAGGCGTTGAAAATGATTTGTTGAGTGAAGCATTACGTGAGTTGCCAGACAAGAAACGTGAAATTCTACTGCTGTTTTACTTTATGGACATGAGCGATTCAGAAATTGCAGACCTGTTGAAATTGAACCGTTCTACTGTCTATCGGCATAGAACCAGTGGACTAGCCTTAATTAAAAAGTTTATGGAGGAATTTGAAGAATGA
- a CDS encoding helix-turn-helix transcriptional regulator, whose amino-acid sequence MRKKEDKYDFRAFGLAIKEARLKRGLTREQVGALIEIDPRYLTNIENKGQHPSIQVLYDLVSLLHVSVDEFFLPANNLVKSTRRLQIEKYMDSFTDKELSLMESLASGINEARNIED is encoded by the coding sequence ATGCGTAAAAAAGAAGATAAATATGATTTTAGAGCCTTTGGTTTAGCCATTAAAGAAGCTCGATTGAAACGAGGTTTAACTCGTGAACAAGTGGGAGCATTGATTGAAATTGACCCACGGTACTTAACTAATATTGAAAATAAAGGGCAACACCCCAGCATACAAGTTCTTTATGACCTTGTATCGTTACTTCATGTTTCCGTTGATGAATTTTTCTTACCTGCTAATAACTTGGTAAAAAGCACCCGACGATTACAGATAGAGAAATACATGGATAGCTTTACAGACAAAGAACTATCCTTAATGGAATCTTTAGCCAGCGGTATCAACGAAGCAAGAAACATCGAAGACTAA
- a CDS encoding cysteine-rich KTR domain-containing protein — protein sequence MCPVCGNKTRLKIREDTELKKFPLYCPKCRQENLIEIKQFKVTVITEPDAKTQSR from the coding sequence TTGTGTCCTGTATGTGGAAATAAAACACGATTAAAGATAAGGGAAGATACTGAATTAAAAAAATTCCCCCTCTATTGTCCGAAATGCAGACAAGAAAATTTAATTGAAATAAAGCAGTTCAAAGTAACTGTGATTACAGAGCCAGACGCAAAGACGCAGAGCCGATAA